The Roseofilum reptotaenium CS-1145 genome contains the following window.
AACCCTTGAGAGTCCTGATTCCCTAAAACTAGACTGTACATTACATTAAAGTGTAGATAGAAAACTTTCCTCAGGATCGAACTCTAGAGCTTCAAGCAACCTTTGAAGAGGTGGGTGCGTCTAAGGACATCTGCATGACGGTGAATGATGGCTATGTTAAGTCTTATAAAAAAATTGAAGCTTCGGCGATGGATTTATCCCGTGATTTCCCTGTGGGTTGCCCTGGGACTTTGGGTGGGGAGTCCCCAAGTGAGCCAAGGGTTTTCGATTTGGGATATTCTTCCAGATGTGATTCAATATGTGCAACTGGCCAGTTTAGGCGATCGCCAGGAAATAGCCTTAGGCAAACAAATTAACCAGCAACTCATTAGCCAAGAAGTCCGAATCTATGACGATCCTGAATTAACGGATTACATTGATCGTATTGGGCAACGTCTGGCGAAAGAAAGTTACCGTCCACCCACATCGAATTATCAGTATACATTCCAAATTGTTGATGATGATTCCGTTAATGCCTTTGCTACCTTGGGCGGCTTTGTTTATATCCACACCGGACTGATGAAAGAAGCTGAAAACGAAGCCGAATTAGCGAGCGTCATCGGCCATGAAATTGCCCATATCACCGAACGTCATGCCATTAACCAAATGCGTCGCGTCGCTCTAACCAATGGGTTAGCCACTGCTGCGGGAGTCGATCAAAGCCAGATCGTGGGCTTAGGAGTAGAAATTGCCCTGCGTTTACCCCATTCTAGGGAAGCCGAATATGAAGCAGATCAACTAGGACTGAATATGATCACAGCGGCAGGCTATGCCCAAATTGGCATGGTAGACTTCATGAAAAAATTAGCCCGATCGCCCTCTAGACCCACTTTTCTCAGCACCCATCCCCATGGGAGAGATCGGGTTAAAGCTTTAGAACAGGCGATCGATCCAGAGTTTGCCACCATGGGTAATGGACTCGATCCGAATGATTATCAACGTCAAATTGCTGCGTTGAATGGCGGAAGCGGCGATCGGAATTCATCCGATCAATCCGATGACGGATTTTGGCCCCTATAGGTTAATACACCACAATCAATCCACAACGCAGGTATCTGTAGGGGCGAAAAATTTTTCGCCCCTACAACCGGAGTCTCATTGCGATTTAAAATGACTATAATTTACGCATCCGGAGCGTCTCTCTGTCCTCCCATTACCGATTACCCATTACCAGCGCAAAGCCCTACAGTGCGGTTAACCGAAACAGCCAATCAACCGACCAAATCGTTAATCTAATAATATAAAGCTAAACGGTCAGCATTGACTTAACCTGATATCGCCAGAGTGTGCCCCATGACCAATCCCTATCCATCCGATAAACCTGCAACTCCAGCCCCCTGGAAACAACCCCTTATTTACATTACCCTAATGCTCT
Protein-coding sequences here:
- a CDS encoding M48 family metallopeptidase yields the protein MLSLIKKLKLRRWIYPVISLWVALGLWVGSPQVSQGFSIWDILPDVIQYVQLASLGDRQEIALGKQINQQLISQEVRIYDDPELTDYIDRIGQRLAKESYRPPTSNYQYTFQIVDDDSVNAFATLGGFVYIHTGLMKEAENEAELASVIGHEIAHITERHAINQMRRVALTNGLATAAGVDQSQIVGLGVEIALRLPHSREAEYEADQLGLNMITAAGYAQIGMVDFMKKLARSPSRPTFLSTHPHGRDRVKALEQAIDPEFATMGNGLDPNDYQRQIAALNGGSGDRNSSDQSDDGFWPL